The following coding sequences are from one Danio rerio strain Tuebingen ecotype United States chromosome 21, GRCz12tu, whole genome shotgun sequence window:
- the zgc:113343 gene encoding uncharacterized protein isoform X1, giving the protein METEEEPCRIKEEETEEQIDADENAVSSQTEDTSRPKQAGRTAVEGSFICSECGKSYKSKDSLYRHTRFHSGQGLFTCTQCGKDFVQKGQLDKHMRIHTGERPYACSQCGKSYNDAATLKMHTKTHSGEKPFTCIQCGKSFIYRKTLKDHQLSHNAVKPFSCDQCSKAFTLEKYLRQHLHVHAAVKPYVCFCGKSYTTMNMLNEHQRIHTGEKLYQCSHCAKNFTYSNSLKVHQRIHTGEKPYRCSSCGKSFTQLASLKAHQRIHTGVKPYVCSDCGKSFSTSSSLTAHRRIHTGEKPYQCSHCGKSFNRTGGLKDHQKVHTGEKPHQCSSCGKSFTQMSNLRVHIEKIHSPKLLE; this is encoded by the exons ATGGAGACTGAGGAAGAACCCTGCAGAATAAAGGAGGAAGAGACAGAGGAAcaaatag ATGCGGATGAAAATGCAGTCAGTTCACAGACTGAAGACACTTCCAGACCAAAACAAGCTGGAAGAACTGCAGTCGAAGGATCTTTCATCTGCTCCGAGTGCGGAAAGAGTTACAAAAGCAAAGACAGTCTTTACAGACACACAAGATTTCACTCTGGGCAAGGCCtgttcacatgcactcagtgtggcaaGGATTTTGTTCAGAAAGGACAGCttgataaacacatgaggattcacaccggagaaagGCCGTATGCATGCTCTCAATGTGGAAAGAGTTACAATGACGCCGCTACATTGAAAATGCACACGAAGACGCACAGCGGAGAGAAACCGTTTACGTGCATtcaatgtggaaagagtttcataTATAGGAAGACTCTAAAGGATCATCAGCTCTCTCACAATGCGGTAAAGCCATTCAGCTGTGATCAGTGCAGCAAAGCATTTACATTAGAAAAATACTTAAGACAACATCTTCATGTGCACGCTGCCGTGAAGCCCTACGTCTGCTTCTGTGGGAAAAGTTATACGACAATGAACATGTTAAATgagcaccagaggattcacaccggagagaaactgTATCAGTGCTCACACTGTGCAAAGAACTTCACTTACTCAAACTCCTTGAAAGttcaccagaggattcacactggagaaaagccctaTCGGTGCTCTTCATGCGGGAAGAGTTTCACTCAGTTAGCAAGCTTGAAAGCTcatcagaggattcacactggagtcAAACCCTATGTGTGTTCAGACTGCGGGAAGAGCTTTAGTACATCGAGCAGTTTAACTGCACACcggaggattcacactggagagaaaccgtatcagtgttcacactgtggaaagagtttcaatcGGACAGGAGGCCTGAAAGATCATCAGAAagttcacactggggagaaaccaCACCAGTGCTCCtcgtgtggaaagagtttcactcaAATGTCTAATCTGCGGGTTCATATTGAAAAAATTCACAGCCCAAAGTTgcttgaataa